CACGATGAAGATCATGCACGCCATGGCGAACGACACGATCGCCCAACGCCCCAATCGGCGCTACTACCCACCACAACTCAAAGACCAGATCGTGGCTGAATGCCAGGTCTGACGCGTCAGTGGCATGCGTAGCGCTTGCACACGGAATCAACGCCAACATCGTTCATCGCTGGATGCGCGAGCAAGCGGACGCCCTGTTGCCAGCGCCCCGGAATGAGTTTCGTTGCGCTGAATCTGCCTCGACCAGTTGAACAGGTCCCAGCAACTGACACCAGCTCACCGCCCGTGGCGCGCTCGATCCACGTTGAGGTTCGTCGCAGTGCCGGCGTACTCACCGTGAACTGGCCACTGGAAGATGCAGCGCCATGTGCAGCGTCGCTGCGCGACTGGCTCCGATGAACCGCATTGATCCACTGTGGCTTTCCACCGAGCCGCTTGACATGCGAGCTGGCACCGAGACTGCGCTGGCACGTGTAGTGGCTGTCTTTGGCGCAGCGCGCCCACACCACGCCTACCGAAGCCGATCCTTGGGCCATCCCTTGGGGTCGACCGCGATAAGTTTTCACACAGCCTGGGCCCAAAGCCGCCGCTTGCCCCCGGATTTCCGAAAGCGCGCTAAAGATGTGGGTCCGGACCACGTTCGACGAATGTGGACAGCACTACATAGCTGCGCGTGCTTTCAACGCCGTCGACGTCCTGTACTTTGCCGAGCAGTTCTTCCAGACTCTCCGTGTCATGCGCGCGCACCTTGAGCATCACACTGCTATCGCCTGTCACGGTGTGAATCTCCTCGATTTCAGGGAGGTTGCTCAGCGTCAGGAGCCGCTTCGTGCTCACCACGTTCTTCGTGTTCACCAGAACGAAGGTCAGCAGCGTGCGCCCCACCTTGCAGCCATCGATTTGTGCGACCGTGGCCTTGATGACGCCGTCGCGCTTGAGGCGCTTGACGCGGTCATGGACCGCAGGCGCCGACAGGTGCAGGATTTCGCTCAGCTCGGCGTAAGTTTGCGAGCTGTCTGCTGCCAGGAGGCCTAATATTTTTCGGTCTGCCTCGTCCAGTTTCACCGGCTGGTGACGCACTTGCCTCACAGCATTCGTTTCTTCTGTTTTGTTAGGCATTTTCTGTTTATTTCCTACTGATGTTCAGTAATCATGCATCAACTGAACATTTTTAGTCATAGGAAAACACCATGCCTTTTGCGCTATGGGCCCTCGTCATCGGGGCCTTCGGAATCGGAACCACTGAATTCGTCATCGCTGGGCTGCTGCCGGCCATCGCCGCCGATTTCGGCGTCTCCATCCCTGTCGCCGCGCGCCTGGCGACGAGCTACGCACTGGGCGTGTTCGTAGGGGCACCAGCGCTCATCATCCTGGGCTCGCGCACCTCCAAGAAGTCGATGCTTGCCTACCTGGCCGGGTTGTTCGTAATGGGCAACCTGGTGACAGCCCTGGCGCCGTCCCTCGAAGTGGCCATCGTCGGCCGGCTCATCACATCGCTGACCCATGGTGCATTCTTCGGCATCGGATCGGTGCTGGCCGCGGAGATGGTGCCAAAAGAAAAGCGGGTCCGTGCAATCGCCTTCATGTTCTCCGGCCTGACCGTGGCCAACCTGGTGGGCGTGCCGGTCGGCACGTGGCTGGGTCAGCAATTCTCCTGGCAAGTGACGTTTTATGCCATCACCGCGATTGGTCTCGCCACCGTGGCGGCCGTGCTGGTACTCATTCCTGCGACACCGAAGCCGAAGCCCCAGCCCTTCGGCCATGAGTTCGCCGCGTTCGGCAATCCCAAGGTCCTGCTGGCGATGGGAATCACTGTGCTCGGCCCCGCTGCCTTTTTCACGTCCATCACTTACATCGCGCCCATGATGACCGAGGTCACCGGCTTCCCCGAGAGTGCCATCACCTGGTTGCTGATGGTGTTCGGCGCCGGCCTGTTTGCCGGCAACTGGCTGGGCGGCCATTATGCGGACCGGGCCCTGATGCCCATGCTGTATGGCACCTTGCTGGCGCAGGCCATCGTGCTGTTTGTCTTCCATTTCGTGGCCGGCAACCAAGCCGCGTCCGTGGTGTGCATCTTCCTGATGGCGGCGTTCGGCTTCGCAACGGTCTCGCCGATTCAGAAGCTGGTGATGGACAAGGCCAAGGCAGCGGGCGCACCCACGCTGGCGTCAGCGGTCAACATCGGCCTGTTCAACCTGGGCAACGCGCTGGGTGCCTGGCTGGGCGGCTGGGTCATCGCGCACGGCTTCGGCTTCAGTTCACCCAACTGGGCGGGTGGACTGATTTCGCTGGGCGCACTGGTGTTGGCGATTGCCTCGGGCCTGCTCGACCGGCGCGGTGCGGCGATGGGGAAATTGAAGGCGATGCAAGTGCATTGAGATTTGTAGGAATGACTGCTTCTGGCCGCCGATTCCTGAAGTCTAGCCTCGGAGCTGGGGAGCAGCTACCATCAGATGGGACGCCGGCCGCTTACGGCGTTTGAGCACTTCAACGAGGTCCACCCACACTCAAGCTTGAGCATGAAATCGCCGCGCGAGTTCAGGCAACAACAGATTGAGCAGTTACGCAGCGCTCAACACGAACGGATGCAACGCGCGCTTGCTCGAATTTTTTCTGCGTGGGATGGAGCCGCTCATTTCCCAACCTCGAGGATGCGGCTTGGGCTGATCCTTCGCGCTCGACTATGCCGCTGCCCCTTCCGCCTTGAAGCGGTCCATCTCTTCCACGGCGTAGAGTGCAAGGAGGAGGTTCCTTGTCCGAGGATCGGGCCCCGACCACACGGGTGACAGCATCTTGTTCATGGTATAGCCAATACCCAATCGTCGCGTCGGATCGGCCACGCCCAATATGCCACCCGCACCCTCATGCCCGAACGACGCCGGGTTGGCTCCGTGTCGGCCGGAGGCATTGACGCGAAATCCCGCCGAATATCCACCAAGCCCACCGCTGCTTTGGTCAAATCCGAAAACGCGCGGACGCGTCGCTACTTCGAGTGCCCGCGTGCTCACCAGTGGCCCGTCGCGGCGAACCAGACTGCCGTAAAGTTGAGCCAACGCCCGTGCGCTTCCCGTGCCCCATGCAGCGGGGAACCCGCTTGCCTGCGCACGGCGCTGCTGGGCTGCGCTGTCAGTAAGGAGTCCCTCTACAGGCCTGCCCGGAGCGGCACCGATCTTCGGATTGGGAGAATCGAAAGACGCACTGGCGCCCGGCGTCGGCACCATCAGGGCAGTGCGCTGAACTTCCGTGGGAGGAAGGCCGAGGAAGGCATCGATGTCAAGCTTCGACCTTACTTCTTCCTCGTAGAAGCGATGTATTGTGCGTCCATCGGTTCGACGAACAAGCTCGTCCGACAATGTTCCCATAGTCCACGCGTGATACGCCCAGAGACCCGGCTTAAAGAACGGCTCCTGCGCCGCAAGCTTGGCGGCAACTTTGTCGTGCGATATCAAATCGTCAAATGTTATGGGGCCAACGCGCCACGTTGGGAGCCCTGCCTGGTGCGACATCAATTGGCCGACGGTGATCGCCGATTTGCCGTTGGCTGCAAATTCGGGCCAATACCTAGCGACCGGAGCCTCGTAGTCGAGCTTTCCCCTATCGACCAGCATCGCGATGCAAATGGCCGCAAGGCCCTTCGATGCGGAGTGGAGGGTAAAAAGTGTTCGATCAGTGACTGGGACAGCCCCTTCTAGGGCGGCCGTGCCGCCCCAAAGCTCGACCAAAGGCTTTCCGTCACGGTAAACGGCAAAAGAGGCGCCAGTTTCCAGGCCCGACGCGAAGTTTTCCTCGAATGCCTCCAGGACGCCTTCGTACCCAGGAAGAATTGTTCCCCGAACTGTCCGGACTACGCGTGGTTTGACTGGCTGCGGGTTACGGGCTTGCGCCAAGGTTTGTGCCCCGAGCGGCACAGTCGCCGCCACGGCGGCCGCTCCGATTAATATCCCGCGACGAGTTTGGAATGTGGAAGCCATCTTCTTTACCTCTGCTGCTGCAGTCATTTCGTGTCTCCTTTGATGAGATGGATTTAAGCAGCGTTGAAGTGTGCAAACAATTGGGATTATTCGAACGATTATCCCGGCAGGACGATCAATAATCAGATGTGAATGCCGGAACATCGCGTTAAGGCGAAGAGAGGTGTGGTCCGTAGTTCCACAGCATCTTGGTCGGCTTCTTGCATGGCGATACCCCAAAATTGTCTGGCGTGGGTGTTCGCACCTACACCCACAATCGGGTGATCGCTTCCACCATCTACCTGTACGCTCAATGAACATTCGGCAGATCGAAACCTTTTTGGCGGTTGCGGAGTCCGGTAGTTTCAGACGTGCTGCCGAACTCCTGCACCGATCGCAGTCCGTGGTGAGCGTGCACGTCCAGCAGCTCGAAGAGGATCTTGGAGTGCCTTTACTGGAGCGGACGACTCGGCGTGTGAGTCTTACCCCGGAGGGACGCACCTTTTTGTTGCGCTGCAAGGGCGTCATGGCAGACCTAAAAGAGGTCGCTCAGCAACTCCGGGAAGAATCGATCCTTCGGCGCGGGCGGGTTTCGATCGGAGCTGCCCCGTCAGTCTCGACTCACCGCCTGCCTCCCATCATTGCCGCATATCAAAGGCTGTATCCAGGCGTGACTCTGGAACTGCATGAAGCGTTCGCGAAGGGTATGTACAACGACGTTTTAGAGAGAGTGACCGACTTCGCGATTGGGCCACGTGTGAGCGGTCTCAAGGACTTTGACATTCAACCGATCATTCGCGACCCTATCGTTGCGGTGCTTCCCAACAGCATTGCGCTGAACACGGGGTCCACAGTCACGCTGAAGCGGATTGCACGCGAGCCTCAGCTGAGCATGCCGCGCGGAACAGCGATTCGTGAGACAGTCGAGCGGGCCTTCCAGGATGCTGGGTTTGACTTTTCACCTAGGTTCGAGGTGATGCACCAGCAAACGCTCTTCAGCCTTATTGAGGCTGGCCTCGGCGTCACGCTGTTGCCGTTCATGAGCGTACCGCCAGACCGCAAAGGACAGTATCACGTAGCTGTTCTGAAGGATCCGGCAATCACCCGCGAGATCTGTCTGATCACCTTGAAAGGAAAGAAGCTCTCCCCGGCTGCAAGCACTTGCGCCGAAATGATTGCAAGCGAACTCCAATCTCAGTTCAAGCAGTCGTCCCAACTCCAACGGCGAGGGTCGAAAACCTGAGTGCGTACATTCAGGCCCATCAGCGCGCGGGGTAAGAACGCTACAAGTACCTCCATCGATCATCCATGGCTGAGTGCAGCTGGCCGCTTCCAGTACTCCGATCTCCTGCACCATCTACCTGAATCGGCTGGAGTCGATCGGAACCACTCGCAGAACTGAGCCAGCGCTGGCCGCTGAAGCCGTTCGGAAATGGACTGCCATGCGCTGTGGCGCTCGTCCGGAGGGGGAGCGTTGACGTGCAACTACCAGCCTGAAACCGTAGATGTGAGGAAGTCCAACTTATTTGTTCTCCCTCAAGCAGAATGTCCAGTTTTCTCACGTTTGAAGGTCACAGGGAGTGCAAGATATAGTTGGACGCCCTTTGTTTCCGAAGGGCTACATGTCCAGCTTTATTTCATCTCTCTCAGTAGATGCGTAGGGAGCCAAAGTAGTTGCGACTCGCGCCACAGTTCTGCGACTGGCTTTCGCTAGTTGATGCGACTACCCTACATGCTTGTGGTCGCCGAAGGTGTTGAGACGGGCATCGACTCACCGGCGCACGACTGGTATTAATTGGGTCGCCCGTACAGAGCTTTACGAGACGGGTCGGTCGCCCACAGCTGGACTGTCTGGCACTGGGACTTCGTCTCAGTGCCTTTTTGCTTTTGTGCGCAACGCACAAAATCCTGGCCGACGATCAACTCAAAAACATCTTGAGTCGGACAAAGACGTGTCTATTGGTGTTGCTTGAACGCCGCTCGCATACAAGAAGCGAAAAAGCTCGTGTGCGTATCACGCGGTGCCAACTGAGCCTTGAGCATATAGCTCTTGAATGGGATGTCCGGCTTGAACGGCACATCCACGACTCCAGGTAGCTTCATTGCTCGGCTGACCATGGGATTGACCAGGCTCACGCCTACTTTCTCGCTGACCATTCTGCAGATAGTTGCAGCGAATGTGGTTTCAAGTGCCAGGATGCGCCCAGGCCCGGAAAATGCGGCATCAACAGCGCGCCTCGACTGACTTCCGCTAGGAAGTGATATGAAACGTTCGCCATCTAGATCCTGCGGTACGAGATGTTTTTTCTTCGCAAGTCTGTGCCGGGATGGCATGACGCAAACGGCGCTTTCAGTGTGTATCACGGAAGCTACGACACCTGGCTTGTCAGGGTAGGAAGAGACGAACCCAATGTCGCAATGCTGTGTGGCGATCCAGTTCGCAATGATTGGCGACGCACTGGTGTCCACGACAACGCGAACGTAAGGGTATTTCTCACCGAACATGCGAACTGCCGAGGGAAGGACGCTCATCGAAATTGAAGCAGACGCGGCAACTCGGAGCGTTCCTGAGCCAAGTTCTCGGATCGCGCGTGCAGACTCGGCAATGCTGTCCAGTCCCACGAAGGCGCGTTCAATTTCTTTGAATAGCGCGTCAGCTCCTTTGGTTGGTACCAAGCGCCCTCCATGTCGGTCGAAAAGCTCAAAACCAGTTTCCGCTTCGAGCTTTCCAATGACGCGGCTGACGTTGGACTGAGATGTGTGTAGCTGCTGTGCGGCCACGGTCATAGATCCGGTGACCATCACTGCGCGAAACGTCTCAAGCTGTTTGAAGTTCATTGCGAAGGTGCCAAGTCTGTGGGGTCTTGTGCTCTTGTAGCCGAATGATCGTAGTCGAAATGCAGGAGCTGGCACACAGGCAATTTGCATTGCCTACCAGCACTAAACACGCTTGATCGACACGCCGAAAGCTCGCGGCGCCATGCCACATATCAAAAGTGCATGGCCTCTATGAAAACAGTCATTTGACCTGCATGGCAGCTCGTTTTCATACTCACACACTCCCAACAAACACATCAAACATGGAATCGAAAGTTAGCCGTCGGCTCAAGGAATCGCTTGCCAGCGAGATCTGCGAACACATCTACGGGCCGCGTCTCGAACGCGACTTCTCAAAGGTGTTTGCTTACCTCAACGAGGTCAATCAAGCTCATCTTCTGATGCTGCACAAGACCAGCATTGTTTCGCCAGACGTTGCGAAGAAGCTGGCTGCGGGACTGTTGCAGATGGAGGCCGAGGGTCCCTCTGCCGTGGACCTTGACGCTGCGAAAGAAGACCCCTACTTCAACTATGAAGCAAAGCTGATGTCGCTGACTGGTCGCGACATTGGGGGCCGGCTTCACACGGCACGAAGCCGCAACGATCTCTCTGTGACGATTGACCGAATCAGGGCCCGGGGGGCTGTGCTGAACATGATCCAAGCCCTCGGGCGTGTACGAAGCGTTGCACTCAACCGCGCTGCCGACTGCGCGAGCGTGGTGATGCCTGGCTATACCCATTTGCAACCGGCACAACCTATCACCTTCGGCTTCTATCTAAGCGGTGTGGCCGAAGCACTGGGCCGCGACATGGACAGGCTTCAATGCGCACTGATACGAATCGATGCATCGCCATTGGGCGCCGGCGCTTTGGCGGGAACGCGTTTCCCAATCGACAGGAACGTGACCGCGGCAGGACTCGGTTTCACGACTTTGATGCCCAACACGCTAGATGCAGTTGCATCAAGAGACTTTGCATGGGAGGCGATGTCAGCAATGGCCATCGTTGCGCTCACTTGGGGACGTGTGGCGCAAGACTTCCACATTTGGTCTACGCCCGAATTTGGACTCGTGTCATTCCCCGATCGTGTCGCCAGTGTGTCGAGCATCATGCCGCAGAAGAAGAACCCTGTTGTGCTCGAGTACCTGAGGGGCAAGAGCAGTCACATCATTGGTCTGCTGAATACGGCGCTGATCGCGGTCAAGGGAACCAATTTCACGCACTCTGGTGACAGCAGCCGAGAAAGCATGAGGAACTTCTGGGAGTCAGCTGAGGAGACTGTCCGGTGCCTCTCGTTGTTTGAGCTGATCATGAGCACTGTAGAGCCGCGAGTGCAGAACATGCTAGACCATGTGAGATTTGACTTCTCCGTTGCGACCGATCTTGCGGATGGGTTGGTGTCTGAATCGGGAATGTCTTTTCGCGATGCGCACCACGTCGTCGGCGGATTGGTTCGGCTGGCAATGGATGCTGGCAAATCCTCGAACGAACTGACCAGCGAGATGCTCGATCGAGCGGCTGTGGATGTGATAGGTGCTGCTGTCGGATGGCCCGAGGAGAAGCTGCGCAGATTTCTGGACCCTGTCATGAGCGTGAACGCTCGGGGTAGCGGAGGTCCTGCACCTTCAGAGGTCGCTATTGCCGTAGAGAAGCAACGCGACCACATCAAGAGCATTCTGGACAGCGTTGAGTCGACAAAGCAGCGCCTTGACTCGGCACGCAAACAACTTAAGAGCGACGTCTTTGCTTTAGCCAGCCGGTGACCACTCCATTTCAAACCACTTAAGGCCTCGAATCATGAAGAAAATTACCAAAGCCCTGATAGCCGCTGTTTCTTTCTCTTGCGCGGCTACTGGAGCAATCGCACAAAATTATCCGGAGAGGACGGTCCGATTGATCGTGCCATTTGCTTCGGGAGGAACTGTCGATGTCGTTGGGCGGATTCTCGCGGAGCGACTTTCACGTGCCCTCGGTCAGACGGTGATCGTCGAGAACAAGGCCGGTGCAGCAGGAACACTTGGAGCTGACTTTGTTGCAAAGTCGCCTGCCGATGGTTACACGCTTCTTCTTGCTGCGTCTTCGCATCAGTCGATCCACCAGTTTCTTTACAAGAAGCTGCCTTATGACCCCAATAAGGCCTTCGCTCAGGTCGCTCTCTTTTCGACAGTTCCGAACGTGCTTGTCGTCTCCAGCAAGGTTCCGGCAAAGAATGTTGCAGAACTGATTTCTGAGTCGAAGGCCGGAAAGAGGAGGTTCATGGGGTCGTCAGGAACTGGCGGCGTCAATCACCTGATTGGGGAGCTGTTCCAGTACAAGACGGGGGCGGATTTTGACCATGTGCCGTACAAAGGTGCTGGACCAGCAAACAACGATTTGCTCGGTGGGCAGATTGATCTGATGTTCGTGAACCTGCCTACTGTTCTTTCACAAATCCAGTCGGGAAAGTTGCGGGCTTTGGCCATTGCCGGAGCGGAGCGTTCACCTTCATTGCCAAACGTGCCGACGATGGCCGAAGCGGGGGTTGCCGACTTTGTTGTGGACTCCTGGTCTGGCGTGTTGGCGCCAGCGGGCACGCCAAAACCGATCATCGACAAGCTCGCTACAGAGATCAACAAGATCGCGCGGGACAAGACCGTGGCGCAAGCGCTGGCTGCGCAAGGCGGGATTCCTCGGCCAGGGACGAGCGAGGAATATGCAGATCTGGTGCGATTTGAAACGCAGCGGTGGGCCGAGGTGATCAAAAGGACGAATGTCACCCTCGACTAAGAGTCGCTTGTCGTCCAGCTCCCCCTGTCGCGCCTTTGGCCTGAACGTCATCTTCGAAGAGTTGTTCGCATGAGCATTCCATTTATCAGCGACCGGCAAGTGGCCGAGTTGCTTGATTTCCGTACGGTGGCCGCAGCACTTGGCGAGGCGTTCTCCAGCTTGGCATCGGGTGGCGCTGCCGTACACCGCCGCCAGCGTACCGATTGCCGTGACCTGCGTCTGAGCACGATGGGGGCGGTGTGGGCCGAGCGAGGCGTTGCTGGGGTGAAGGTGTATCCCACTGTACGAGGGCAGTTCAGTTTTTCCATCCTGCTCTTTGATTTGGAGACAAATCGGCCCCTCGCTGTGCTTGACGGCAACGAGATCACACGGCTGCGTACAGCGGCCATCACGGTCCTGGTGGCGTCCAAGGCCGGCCCTGTGCGCCCGCGCAAGTTGGCGGTGTTTGGCGCTGGCTTGCAAGGCCGCGCGCAGGCCGAAGCGCTGAGCGACTGGTTTGACTTCGAGGAGATCGCACTGGTAGACCCCGCTGGAGACCGTGCCTGGGCGCAAGCGCTAACCAACAAGTCAGGTTGCTCGGCAGCCTTCACCACGCCCCAGGCTGCCGTGACTGGAGCCGACATCGTTGTCACGGCCACACGCTCCGTCACGCCTGTGTTCGATGGAGCGTGGCTCAAGGACGACGCCTTTGTTGCGGCTATGGGCACAAGCTCGCCCAAAGGCCGTGAGTTGGACGATTCGACGATGGACCGCGCAAGCCGGATCATTTTGGAATGGCAACCCCAAAGCCTAGCCGAGGCCGGAGAAGTGGTTCTTTGGGAGGGGCGCACCAGTCGTTCGCCTTTTGTGGATCTGCCACAGCTTTTCGCAGGCGATGCTCCGTGGCGGACTGCTGGACCAGCCATCACGGTGTTCAAGTCCGTGGGTCTCGGCTTGGCCGATGTAGTGGTGGCGCAGCTCGCTGTGTCGCGCAACATGGAGCGAGATGCCGTCCTGGAGCGTGCACTGCCATGAAGGTTTGCGTGATTGGCGCGGGTGTAATCGGCTGCGCCACGGCCTACGAACTCGCGCGCCAGGGCCAGGAAGTACATTTGCTCGACGCAGAGCAGGCGCCCGGGCTGGGTACCAGCTATGCCAACGGCGCGCAGCTGAGCTACAGCTATGTGGAGCCTTTTGCTTCTCCTGCCACGCTGCGCGGTCTGCCCAAGATGCTGTTCTCGTCTGGCTCGGCTGTGCGTTTCCAACCGCGCTGGGATTGGCGGCAGTGGGCCTGGGGCCTGCAGTTTTTGCGAGCCTGTTCGGCGAAGCAGTCACTACAGGGCACGGCGCAACTGTTGGAGATGGCGCGGTCCAGTCGGGCAACTCTGGCGCGTTGGATGGCCGAGGAGGCGTGGTCCTTCGACTTTGAGGAGAATGGCAAGCTGGTGCTATGCCCCTCGCTTGAGTCGCTGCGCCTGCAGGAACGTCAAGTGGCCTTGCAGGCCGCGATGGGGTGCCAACAAGAAGTGCTTGGTCCGCGCGAATGCCTGGAAAAGGAACCGGCCCTTCAATTCGCGCCAGCGATGAAATGGGCCGGTGGTGTCTGGACGAGCGATGAGTGCATCGGTGACCCGCATCGGCTGTGCGTGGACTTGGTGGCCAGCATCCGATCGCGCGGTGGGTCGGTATCCATGGGTGTGCAGGCGCGGACGTTCGTTAGACATGGGGGGCGTGTTAGTGCGGTGGTGACGGACCAGGGCGAGATCACGGCCGATGCTTTTGTGCTGGCTACGGGCCCTCGCGTTGTGTCACTTGCCGCGCAGTTGGGCATCTACCTACCCATCTACCCCATTAAGGGATACAGCATCACCGTGCCGTTTCGTGTAGGCGCCCTGAAGCCCCGCGCTAGCGTGACAGATCTTGGTCGCAAAACGGTGTTTGCACCGTTGGGTACCAACCTTCGCGTCGCCGCCATGGCTGAGGTGGGGGCAAGCGGGCTCGACGTGCCCGCAGACCGCGTAAACACCATGGTGGCTGCTGTTGCACAGACCTTCCCCGGCCTATGCGACTTGGATGCTCCAACCGTGTGGGCTGGCCTGCGACCCGCCACGCCCACGTCAGTGCCCGTCGTTGGCCGCTGGCGCGAGAGCAACGTGTTCCTCAACGTGGGCCATGGGGCGCTGGGCTTCACACTAGCGGCTGGTAGCGCCACAAGCATCGCGCATTCAATTCTTGAATACCCCACGATCAAGATGACTGGCAACATCCGGCGGGCGGCAGAAGACGCAAGTGTGCCAGGCGCGATCGAGGCCGCCGACATGCCAGTCAGCCCGAGTTCGTCATCAAGGATTCAGTGACATCGATTTTGGCCAAATAGACCACGACCGTCACTCCCGAAGTTCCGCTTCCCACCCCCAAACCAGACGCGCACAGTCCCACGCCAATCTGCTGCAGCCCCCTGCATAGACGACCTTGACACCGACGTTTTATGCGCTGTGAGAAGGGCACTCTGGCGTCTTGGCGAAATCAATGGCTCACAAGACCTAGTGCCAAATGGGTGGTCCGCCGCAGGTCTGCGCGAGTGGGCCTACGGCTGGACTTACCAGAACTCGGGCGAGCGCACGCAGGCCCTGGCCAGCTGGCAGCACCACTACAACTGGCACCGTACCCACAGTGGCATCGGCGGCTTCGCTCCCATGTCCAGACTCAGCTCTTCAGGAAACAATCTCTTGACTCTTCACATCACCCCTATCGGAAACACCTTCAGTCGGTGGCGGATGACGACAGAGACGGCCACTGCCAGCATCGAATCGAATCAGCCACGTTCTACACGGTGGACAAGTCCAGGACACCTTTTCCGTGGCATCGGCCTCGCAGACGCCCTTCGCGTTGCTCTTCAAGGCGTGCAAGACTTCTTGGCGTTTTTGCAGTTCATCGCGATGCGCTCTTTGGCCGCGCCGTATTCGGCTATGTTCATCGTCTGAGTCGACGCGAAAGCAGGGACGGCGCAGACTGGATTGGTCTTTGCAGGAAAGCAACCTAAGTGGCGTAGAGCCGCTCATGCGGTAGGCTCTCAGCAAGCCGCAGTGGAGCCCACTTGAGAGTGGCACCGCTGGCTGTGGAGCACTGCATTCAGCGTGGGTCTTCAGCTTTGCACAGTCTGGCGCACCGCCCGCTCCCAACGTGCCATCGCTTCTTCGGCGCGTGCCCTGTCGATCGAGGGCTCGAAGCGACGCTCGGCGCGCCATTGGGCGCTCAGGTCGGCTGTGCCGTGGTAAACGCCGCAGGCCAGGCCCGCGAGGTAGGCCGCACCCAGCGCGGTGGTTTCCGTGA
The sequence above is a segment of the Hydrogenophaga sp. BPS33 genome. Coding sequences within it:
- a CDS encoding LysR family transcriptional regulator — protein: MNIRQIETFLAVAESGSFRRAAELLHRSQSVVSVHVQQLEEDLGVPLLERTTRRVSLTPEGRTFLLRCKGVMADLKEVAQQLREESILRRGRVSIGAAPSVSTHRLPPIIAAYQRLYPGVTLELHEAFAKGMYNDVLERVTDFAIGPRVSGLKDFDIQPIIRDPIVAVLPNSIALNTGSTVTLKRIAREPQLSMPRGTAIRETVERAFQDAGFDFSPRFEVMHQQTLFSLIEAGLGVTLLPFMSVPPDRKGQYHVAVLKDPAITREICLITLKGKKLSPAASTCAEMIASELQSQFKQSSQLQRRGSKT
- a CDS encoding LysR substrate-binding domain-containing protein, with the translated sequence MNFKQLETFRAVMVTGSMTVAAQQLHTSQSNVSRVIGKLEAETGFELFDRHGGRLVPTKGADALFKEIERAFVGLDSIAESARAIRELGSGTLRVAASASISMSVLPSAVRMFGEKYPYVRVVVDTSASPIIANWIATQHCDIGFVSSYPDKPGVVASVIHTESAVCVMPSRHRLAKKKHLVPQDLDGERFISLPSGSQSRRAVDAAFSGPGRILALETTFAATICRMVSEKVGVSLVNPMVSRAMKLPGVVDVPFKPDIPFKSYMLKAQLAPRDTHTSFFASCMRAAFKQHQ
- a CDS encoding MFS transporter, translating into MPFALWALVIGAFGIGTTEFVIAGLLPAIAADFGVSIPVAARLATSYALGVFVGAPALIILGSRTSKKSMLAYLAGLFVMGNLVTALAPSLEVAIVGRLITSLTHGAFFGIGSVLAAEMVPKEKRVRAIAFMFSGLTVANLVGVPVGTWLGQQFSWQVTFYAITAIGLATVAAVLVLIPATPKPKPQPFGHEFAAFGNPKVLLAMGITVLGPAAFFTSITYIAPMMTEVTGFPESAITWLLMVFGAGLFAGNWLGGHYADRALMPMLYGTLLAQAIVLFVFHFVAGNQAASVVCIFLMAAFGFATVSPIQKLVMDKAKAAGAPTLASAVNIGLFNLGNALGAWLGGWVIAHGFGFSSPNWAGGLISLGALVLAIASGLLDRRGAAMGKLKAMQVH
- a CDS encoding Lrp/AsnC family transcriptional regulator, translated to MPNKTEETNAVRQVRHQPVKLDEADRKILGLLAADSSQTYAELSEILHLSAPAVHDRVKRLKRDGVIKATVAQIDGCKVGRTLLTFVLVNTKNVVSTKRLLTLSNLPEIEEIHTVTGDSSVMLKVRAHDTESLEELLGKVQDVDGVESTRSYVVLSTFVERGPDPHL
- a CDS encoding serine hydrolase domain-containing protein, which translates into the protein MTAAAEVKKMASTFQTRRGILIGAAAVAATVPLGAQTLAQARNPQPVKPRVVRTVRGTILPGYEGVLEAFEENFASGLETGASFAVYRDGKPLVELWGGTAALEGAVPVTDRTLFTLHSASKGLAAICIAMLVDRGKLDYEAPVARYWPEFAANGKSAITVGQLMSHQAGLPTWRVGPITFDDLISHDKVAAKLAAQEPFFKPGLWAYHAWTMGTLSDELVRRTDGRTIHRFYEEEVRSKLDIDAFLGLPPTEVQRTALMVPTPGASASFDSPNPKIGAAPGRPVEGLLTDSAAQQRRAQASGFPAAWGTGSARALAQLYGSLVRRDGPLVSTRALEVATRPRVFGFDQSSGGLGGYSAGFRVNASGRHGANPASFGHEGAGGILGVADPTRRLGIGYTMNKMLSPVWSGPDPRTRNLLLALYAVEEMDRFKAEGAAA
- a CDS encoding Bug family tripartite tricarboxylate transporter substrate binding protein — protein: MKKITKALIAAVSFSCAATGAIAQNYPERTVRLIVPFASGGTVDVVGRILAERLSRALGQTVIVENKAGAAGTLGADFVAKSPADGYTLLLAASSHQSIHQFLYKKLPYDPNKAFAQVALFSTVPNVLVVSSKVPAKNVAELISESKAGKRRFMGSSGTGGVNHLIGELFQYKTGADFDHVPYKGAGPANNDLLGGQIDLMFVNLPTVLSQIQSGKLRALAIAGAERSPSLPNVPTMAEAGVADFVVDSWSGVLAPAGTPKPIIDKLATEINKIARDKTVAQALAAQGGIPRPGTSEEYADLVRFETQRWAEVIKRTNVTLD
- the argH gene encoding argininosuccinate lyase; the protein is MESKVSRRLKESLASEICEHIYGPRLERDFSKVFAYLNEVNQAHLLMLHKTSIVSPDVAKKLAAGLLQMEAEGPSAVDLDAAKEDPYFNYEAKLMSLTGRDIGGRLHTARSRNDLSVTIDRIRARGAVLNMIQALGRVRSVALNRAADCASVVMPGYTHLQPAQPITFGFYLSGVAEALGRDMDRLQCALIRIDASPLGAGALAGTRFPIDRNVTAAGLGFTTLMPNTLDAVASRDFAWEAMSAMAIVALTWGRVAQDFHIWSTPEFGLVSFPDRVASVSSIMPQKKNPVVLEYLRGKSSHIIGLLNTALIAVKGTNFTHSGDSSRESMRNFWESAEETVRCLSLFELIMSTVEPRVQNMLDHVRFDFSVATDLADGLVSESGMSFRDAHHVVGGLVRLAMDAGKSSNELTSEMLDRAAVDVIGAAVGWPEEKLRRFLDPVMSVNARGSGGPAPSEVAIAVEKQRDHIKSILDSVESTKQRLDSARKQLKSDVFALASR